In Eupeodes corollae chromosome 3, idEupCoro1.1, whole genome shotgun sequence, a single genomic region encodes these proteins:
- the LOC129951569 gene encoding cyclin-H, giving the protein MFPLSSQKKYWTFTNEQDLNDRRVDQNRKFIKTHGANLSEEQQEAYFLSPAEERLLLKQYELHLKDFCRRFEPPMPRCIVGTAFHYFKRFYLKNSPMDFHPKEILATCVYLSCKVEEFNVSIGQFVGNIKGDRVKAMDIILSNELLLMQQLNYYLTIHNPYRPIEGFLIDIKTRCSMNNPERLRPGIDEFIEKTFLTDACLLYAPSQIALAAVLHAASKEQENLDSYVTESLFHSARDKLPTLIEAVRKIRYMVKTIEVPPKDRVKLIERKLDKCRNQENNPDSQIYKQRMKMMMEDELDGLETSYNLADSSADVSMLNMSQ; this is encoded by the exons ATGTTTCCACTAAGTTCACAAAAAAAGTACTGGACATTTACAAATGAGCAAGATTTAAACGACAGAAGGGTAGATCAAAATCGAAAGTTCATTAAAACTCATGGAGCAAATTTGAGT GAAGAACAACAGGAAGCTTATTTTTTATCACCCGCTGAAGAGCGTCTTTTGCTCAAACAATATGAATTGCATTTGAAAGACTTCTGCCGACGATTTGAACCGCCAATGCCAAGATGCATCGTTGGCACGGCATTTCATTACTTCAAAAGGTTCTACCTCAAAAATTCACCAATGGACTTTCATCCTAAAGagatttt AGCAACTTGTGTCTATTTGTCGTGTAAAGTTGAGGAATTCAACGTGTCCATTGGTCAGTTTGTTGGCAATATAAAAGGAGATCGTGTAAAAGCTATGGATATAATCCTATCGAATGAGTTACTTCTCATGCAACAGCTTAACTACTATCTCACCATTCACAATCCATATCGGCCAATTGAGGGGTTCTTAATCGATATTAAG ACCCGTTGTTCAATGAACAATCCAGAACGTCTTCGGCCAGGGATTGATGAGTTCattgaaaagacatttttaacCGACGCTTGCTTATTATATGCACCCTCACAAATTGCACTGGCAGCTGTCCTTCATGCTGCCAGCAAAGAACAAGAGAACTTGGACAGTTATGTTACAGAAAGCCTCTTCCATTCAGCCAGAGACAAGTTACCCACTCTTATCGAAGCTGTTCGAA aaATACGTTACATGGTGAAAACAATCGAAGTACCTCCCAAGGATCGAGTAAAATTAATCGAAAGGAAATTAGATAAATGCCGAAACCAGGAAAACAATCCCGACAGTCAAAT atacaaacaacgaatgaagatgatgatggaaGATGAACTTGATGGACTTGAAACGTCTTATAATTTAGCAGACTCTAGCGCCGATGTCTCAATGCTTAACATGAGTCAGTAA
- the LOC129951567 gene encoding cyclic AMP-dependent transcription factor ATF-7, with the protein MDDLSTPKPFACKTSGCGLAFTNEDHLQVHEKKHEMILNLSLEQKSANIFLADQTPTPTRLIKNCEEVGLFDDLRHVNPFDETFRRAVEQKTQLLSTSGAQNDINSTSHDSLHTPQVFPVTENTESGIPCHRLPVTPAKTVSTPTNLSNNVQAIPEPPKAHKALPMILPKEVVKKPQTTIQLIQPQVITLNFPAPVISTIPVQTVKPFILPKTSSEASTASCTSPSSLPIKERLKAILSLNSKRTLSENNTRIVSPPKKCKPKNTFDDDSMVRRRAAAERYRNKIKKEHVDLRRKNADLVTENAQLKEIIKQLRLDLARHQNCCPSENTNNPIVTNAASEIQIPPSTVRLVMSIPKLVIQSTGQTVMQNPVTFSVEKH; encoded by the exons ATGGATGATTTATCCACTCCGAAACCCTTTGCCTGCAAAACAAGTGGTTGTGGTTTAGCTTTCACCAATGAGGACCATTTACAAGTTCATGAGAAAAAACatgaaatgattttaaaccTCAGCTTGGAGCAAAAGTCTGCAAATATCTTTCTTG CGGATCAAACACCTACACCTACTCGACTTATTAAAAACTGCGAAGAAGTAGGTTTATTCGATGATCTCCGTCATGTAAATCCATTTGATGAAACTTTTCGCAGAGCTGTCGAACAGAAAACCCAATTACTTTCCACGTCAGGGGCTCAAAACGATATAAACTCGACTTCTCATGATTCGCTGCATACTCCACAAGTGTTTCCCGTCACTGAGAACACAGAAAGTGGTATTCCATGTCATCGGCTGCCAGTTACTCCTGCAAAAACAGTATCAACACCCACCAACTTGTCGAATAATGTGCAAGCCATACCAGAACCCCCCAAAGCTCATAAGGCTCTTCCCATGATCCTACCTAAAGAGGTCGTGAAAAAACCTCAAACCACAATACAATTGATCCAGCCGCAAGTTATCACTCTTAACTTTCCTGCACCAGTTATAAGTACAATTCCAGTGCAAACAGTTAAGCCGTTTATTCTTCCCAAGACAAGCTCAGAGGCAAGTACTGCCAGTTGTACATCACCCTCATCTCTGCCCATAAAAGAAAGACTCAAAGCTATTTTGAGTTTGAATTCTAAAAGAACTCTATCTGAGAACAACACCCGTATTGTATCACCTCCCAAAAAATGCAAACCTAAAAACACTTTTGATGATGACTCCATGGTAAGGAGGCGTGCTGCAGCTGAACGCTatcgtaataaaataaaaaaggagcaTGTAGacttaagaagaaaaaatgctGACCTAGTGACTGAGAACGCACAGTTGAAGGAAATTATAAAACAGTTGAGGCTGGACCTTGCTAGACATCAAAATTGTTGTCCGAGTG AAAATACTAACAATCCAATTGTGACGAATGCAGCTTCGGAAATACAAATTCCACCATCGACAGTGCGATTGGTTATGAGTATTCCAAAATTGGTAATACAATCAACTGGACAAACTGTGATGCAAAATCCAGTGACATTTTCAGTAGAAAAACATTAa
- the LOC129951575 gene encoding uncharacterized protein LOC129951575: MAEEFKWSKELTSELILNYEMHPILYNPCHPEYITNRVKKADAFQSLLNALKPFDPNITMDAIKRKIRTLRSQFSKELRETEKSKKSGAGADDLHEPKLWCYDQLVFLKTYCKTRTSESNIEENSEQNPVPSPSYHSSTQDSDFENNYTSKKKVST; encoded by the exons atggcTGAGGAATTCAAATGGAGCAAGGAATTAACGTCCGAGCTCATTTTGAATTATGAAATGCACCCCATTCTCTATAATCCTTGCCATCCGGAATATATAACAAACAGGGTCAAAAAGGCAGATGCATTTCAAAGTTTGTTAAATGCACTGAAGCCTTTTGATCCGAATATAACAATGGatgcaataaaaagaaaaatccgtACATTGCGTAGTCAATTTTCTAAGGAGTTGCGTGAAACGGAAAAGTCGAAGAAGAGTGGGGCTGGTGCCGATGATTTACATGAGCCTAAACTCTGGTGTTATGACCAATTAGTCTTCTTAAAAACTTACTGCAAAACCCGAACATCGGAATCGAATATTGAAGAG aacagcGAGCAAAACCCAGTACCCAGTCCCTCCTACCACTCCAGCACTCAAGATtcggattttgaaaataattatacaagcaaaaaaaaagtaagcacataa